Proteins from a genomic interval of Piscinibacter sp. HJYY11:
- the pstS gene encoding phosphate ABC transporter substrate-binding protein PstS, which translates to MTSRFLLTGVLLLAHAIAAQAADIRGAGATFPSDVYKSWAAAYGQERGVRVSYQPTGSGDGIKRIVAREVDFGGTDSPLKPAELDKQRLLQFPIAVGGIVPVVHLRGVGANTLRLSGEVLAEIMGGAITHWNDKRIAALNAEHVLPATPIVRVVRADRSGSTDAYTRYLSLMSASWKATVGHGQAVKWPGAPVTAEGNDGIVKALMATPGAIGYVSYDRVLQHKLAAVKLVNRAGNTVSAGEDGFKWAVRASDLNTKGDETASLLDQPGPLSWPITVTTYVLVDAAPRSSASARESLQFLYWAFMKGDSLLRSTGFTPLPATVQARLVPRFQSIRPQDGQPLSFQAY; encoded by the coding sequence ATGACTTCCCGATTCCTGCTGACAGGCGTGCTGCTGCTCGCGCACGCCATCGCGGCCCAGGCCGCCGACATCCGCGGCGCTGGCGCCACCTTCCCCTCCGACGTCTACAAGAGCTGGGCCGCCGCCTACGGCCAGGAGCGCGGCGTGCGCGTGAGCTACCAGCCCACCGGCTCGGGTGACGGCATCAAGCGCATCGTGGCGCGCGAGGTCGACTTCGGCGGCACCGACAGCCCGCTCAAGCCGGCCGAACTCGACAAGCAGCGGCTGCTGCAGTTCCCCATCGCGGTGGGCGGCATCGTGCCGGTGGTCCACCTGCGCGGCGTCGGCGCCAACACGCTGCGCCTGAGCGGGGAGGTGCTGGCCGAGATCATGGGCGGCGCCATCACGCACTGGAACGACAAGCGCATCGCCGCACTCAACGCCGAGCACGTGCTTCCCGCCACGCCCATCGTGCGCGTGGTGCGCGCCGATCGATCGGGCTCGACCGATGCCTACACCCGCTACCTGTCGCTCATGTCGGCGAGCTGGAAGGCGACCGTCGGCCACGGCCAGGCGGTGAAGTGGCCCGGCGCACCCGTCACGGCCGAGGGCAACGACGGCATCGTGAAGGCCCTCATGGCCACGCCAGGCGCGATCGGCTACGTGTCGTACGACCGCGTGCTGCAGCACAAGCTCGCCGCGGTGAAGCTCGTCAACCGCGCCGGCAACACCGTCTCCGCCGGCGAAGACGGCTTCAAGTGGGCGGTGCGTGCGTCGGACCTCAACACCAAGGGCGACGAGACCGCGTCGCTGCTCGACCAGCCCGGCCCCTTGAGCTGGCCCATCACGGTCACGACCTACGTGCTGGTCGACGCCGCGCCGCGCTCGTCGGCCTCGGCGCGCGAGTCGCTGCAGTTCCTCTACTGGGCCTTCATGAAGGGCGACTCGCTGCTGCGCTCGACCGGCTTCACGCCGCTGCCGGCCACGGTGCAGGCGCGGCTGGTGCCTCGCTTCCAGAGCATCCGCCCGCAGGACGGTCAGCCGCTGAGCTTCCAGGCCTACTGA
- a CDS encoding PEP-CTERM sorting domain-containing protein, producing the protein MALRSRSFVRTLARALLPVLLGVHAALAQAVLITFDDLPPPDPEGGLAGTPVTNEYAPLGLLVNEGYLAGSGVPGTDQSLYGAPYLSLSFIGGTLPTYVSLYVSAPNRDRVFVDAAGPGGWARTVVTDGAGWPTSTPYRPNQYVSFHSETGISNLDLSAFYFLRTGPVIDDLYFGNVAPVPEPASLALGAAGVLTLWAVRRRRARPDPGA; encoded by the coding sequence ATGGCCCTTCGTTCCCGCTCCTTCGTGCGCACGCTCGCGCGTGCCCTGCTTCCGGTGCTGCTGGGGGTGCATGCCGCCCTCGCCCAGGCGGTGCTCATCACCTTCGACGACCTGCCGCCACCCGATCCCGAAGGCGGGCTCGCCGGCACCCCGGTCACCAACGAGTACGCGCCGCTCGGCCTCCTCGTCAACGAGGGCTACCTGGCCGGCTCGGGCGTGCCCGGCACCGACCAGTCGCTCTACGGTGCGCCTTACCTGAGCCTCAGCTTCATCGGCGGCACCTTGCCGACCTACGTGAGCCTCTACGTCAGCGCACCCAACCGGGACCGGGTGTTCGTCGACGCCGCCGGCCCGGGCGGCTGGGCCCGCACGGTCGTCACCGATGGCGCGGGATGGCCCACGTCGACACCGTACCGGCCCAACCAGTACGTGTCGTTCCACTCCGAGACCGGCATCTCCAACCTCGACCTGAGCGCGTTCTACTTCCTGCGCACCGGGCCGGTGATCGACGACCTGTACTTCGGCAACGTGGCCCCGGTGCCCGAGCCGGCCTCGCTGGCGCTCGGCGCGGCGGGCGTGCTCACGCTGTGGGCCGTGCGGCGGCGCCGCGCCCGGCCGGACCCAGGCGCCTAG